A section of the Castanea sativa cultivar Marrone di Chiusa Pesio chromosome 12, ASM4071231v1 genome encodes:
- the LOC142620717 gene encoding uncharacterized protein LOC142620717 has translation MLTALELEKDLYMYLSVFEHAASAVLLKDNGVQLPIYYISKTFVDAETRYLPLEKLVLALAHSTLKFPHYFQAHIVHVLFEYPLQSFLRRSDFTRRIAKWGIWLGSSDIRYRSRNFVKGQVLEDFIAEFSLKSTEMICLIGTNPWKVFVNGASNVVGAGAGIVVITLEGIKLEHSFRLGFRASNNEAEYEALLARLRVVLYLGAKEVEIYSDSRLVVKQVMGSFEAKDPWIVEYLRVVKQTMGYFSSVKVEQVTRG, from the coding sequence ATGTTAACGGCCCTAGAACTCGAAAAAGATTTGTATATGTATCTCTCGGTGTTCGAACATGCCGCGAGCGCAGTGCTGCTGAAGGACAATGGTGTACAGCTACCAATTTACTACATAAGCAAAACATTTGTTGACGCCGAGACGAGgtatttgccactggagaaatTAGTGCTGGCTCTTGCGCACTCCACCCTAAAATTTCCCCATTACTTTCAGGCTCACATCGTCCACGTTCTGTTTGAGTACCCTCTGCAGTCATTTTTGAGGAGATCTGACTTTACGAGGAGAATAGCTAAGTGGGGGATTTGGCTGGGTTCCTCTGACATTAGATACAGGTCGAGGAACTTTGTGAAGGGCCAAGTACTCGAAGACTTCATTGCCGAGTTTTCACTGAAAAGTACGGAGATGATCTGCCTCATAGGAACCAACCCGTGGAAAGTATTTGTAAATGGCGCATCCAACGTGGTAGGAGCAGGAGCTGGAATTGTGGTCATTACCTTAGAAGGAATAAAGTTGGAACATTCGTTCAGGTTAGGCTTTAGAGCctctaataatgaggctgagtatgaggcTTTGCTGGCGAGACTAAGAGTTGTCTTATACTTGGGAGCGAAGGAGGTGGAGATATACTCGGACTCCCGGCTAGTAGTTAAACAAGTAATGGGGAGTTTCGAGGCCAAGGATCCTTGGATAGTTGAGTATCTACGAGTAGTGAAGCAGACAATGGGTTATTTTTCAAGTGTGAAAGTAGAGCAAGTTACCAGAGGGTAG